Proteins encoded in a region of the Veillonella parvula genome:
- the rpsF gene encoding 30S ribosomal protein S6, producing the protein MNKYEVMFIVKPAEEEATNAVIEKVEALIARVGGTVEKVDRWGKRRLAYAVKKFTDGFYVLINFEAAPAEIKEIDRVLKINDEVLRHLIVKHEA; encoded by the coding sequence ATGAACAAATACGAAGTCATGTTTATTGTGAAACCAGCTGAAGAGGAAGCAACTAACGCTGTTATTGAAAAAGTAGAAGCTTTAATTGCTCGTGTAGGCGGCACAGTAGAAAAGGTAGATCGTTGGGGCAAGCGTCGTCTTGCTTACGCGGTGAAGAAATTCACTGACGGTTTCTATGTATTGATTAACTTTGAGGCAGCTCCTGCTGAAATCAAAGAAATCGATCGTGTATTGAAAATCAACGATGAAGTCCTAAGACATCTAATTGTTAAACACGAAGCATAA
- a CDS encoding MBL fold metallo-hydrolase, protein MNVVIHRGTHQIGGSAIEISTASTRIMLDFGNELSLDEKYTPINLDIEGVTKGKLDCDGIVISHYHMDHLGQLTSALSEIPLYMGELSKEIALIGAEYQDRGLYLRLLGANTFRGGEAFTIGGIRIRPLVIDHSAADSYMFVIETEGKHILYTGDFRMHGLRQHVLEKLVKTYIGEVDVLITEGTSLSRDANDPIAEVAVLDDISSYIQDGKYVFVMCSSTNIDRIMGIWQNMPTDKVLICDAYQKRILDTVINNVYYESSLYRRHDSPLVIDKGRYPKYYMEHGFVSLVRGTENFISKIKEFPKDDVRIIYSMWTGYIEENLALKELLDTYPSYICHASGHVSKDDLVQFIEMVDPDIVIPVHTDIPEKLKRILPNRNVYVVNDKEPFII, encoded by the coding sequence ATGAATGTAGTTATACACCGTGGCACTCATCAGATTGGTGGTAGTGCTATAGAAATTAGTACAGCATCTACTCGCATTATGTTAGATTTTGGTAATGAATTAAGTTTAGATGAAAAGTACACACCTATAAATCTGGATATAGAAGGCGTTACAAAAGGAAAGCTGGATTGTGACGGTATTGTGATTTCTCATTATCATATGGATCACTTAGGCCAACTAACCTCTGCACTATCAGAAATTCCATTATATATGGGTGAATTAAGTAAGGAAATCGCGCTAATAGGTGCTGAGTATCAAGATAGAGGTTTATACTTGCGCTTATTAGGTGCTAATACATTTCGTGGGGGAGAGGCTTTCACTATTGGTGGTATACGGATTAGGCCTTTGGTTATTGACCATAGTGCCGCTGATAGTTATATGTTTGTTATTGAGACTGAAGGTAAACACATTTTATATACAGGTGATTTCCGGATGCATGGGCTGCGTCAACATGTATTAGAGAAGTTAGTTAAGACCTATATAGGTGAGGTTGATGTATTAATTACAGAAGGAACTTCATTATCTAGAGATGCCAATGACCCTATAGCTGAAGTAGCTGTATTAGATGATATTTCTTCTTATATTCAAGATGGAAAATATGTTTTTGTTATGTGTTCCTCTACGAATATTGACCGTATTATGGGGATTTGGCAGAATATGCCAACTGATAAAGTACTCATTTGTGATGCTTATCAGAAAAGAATATTAGATACTGTGATTAATAATGTATATTATGAAAGTTCTTTGTATCGTAGACATGATAGCCCATTAGTTATTGATAAAGGACGGTATCCTAAATACTATATGGAACATGGATTTGTATCCTTAGTAAGAGGGACAGAAAATTTTATTTCTAAAATTAAAGAGTTCCCTAAAGATGATGTACGTATTATATATTCCATGTGGACAGGATATATTGAGGAGAATTTAGCATTGAAAGAATTGTTAGATACATATCCATCTTATATATGTCATGCCAGTGGTCATGTCTCAAAGGACGATTTAGTTCAGTTCATAGAAATGGTTGATCCTGATATTGTTATTCCGGTTCATACTGATATCCCTGAAAAACTAAAGAGAATACTGCCTAATAGAAATGTTTATGTCGTTAATGATAAAGAGCCATTTATCATATAA
- a CDS encoding diaminopimelate dehydrogenase: MNIRIGIVGYGNLARGVEASVQLQPDMELIGVFSRRQGIETVSGVPTYTMEDIPNFKGKIDVMVLCGGSATDLIEQTPMVTKYFNCIDSFDTHARIPEHFANVDKVAKEAKTATLISCGWDPGMFSLQRVYAEAILPKGKSYTFWGRGVSQGHSDAIRRIDGVLDARQYTVPKEQYLEAIRNGETPDVDGYKGHLRECYVVAAPDADKAKIENEIKTMENYFVGYETVVNFISQEELDRDHKGIPHGGFVLRSGESTEGTRHVIEYSLKLDSNPEFTGSALVAYARGLYRLAKHGGTGCYTVFDIPPAWISTQSAEELRAHSL; encoded by the coding sequence ATGAATATTCGTATTGGTATCGTTGGTTACGGCAACTTAGCTCGTGGCGTAGAAGCATCTGTTCAGTTACAACCTGATATGGAGCTCATCGGCGTATTCTCTCGCCGTCAAGGTATTGAAACTGTATCTGGTGTACCTACTTACACGATGGAAGATATTCCTAACTTTAAAGGCAAAATCGATGTAATGGTTCTTTGTGGTGGTTCTGCAACAGATCTTATCGAACAAACACCGATGGTAACAAAATACTTTAACTGTATCGATTCCTTCGATACACATGCACGTATTCCTGAACACTTCGCTAATGTAGACAAAGTAGCTAAAGAGGCCAAAACTGCTACATTAATTTCTTGTGGTTGGGATCCAGGTATGTTCTCTTTGCAACGCGTTTACGCGGAAGCAATCTTACCAAAAGGTAAATCCTACACATTCTGGGGCCGCGGTGTATCCCAAGGCCATTCCGATGCCATTCGCCGTATCGATGGTGTTCTTGACGCTCGTCAATATACTGTTCCTAAAGAACAATACCTAGAAGCTATCCGTAACGGCGAAACTCCAGACGTCGATGGCTACAAAGGTCACCTTCGTGAGTGCTACGTAGTAGCTGCTCCTGATGCGGACAAAGCTAAAATCGAAAATGAAATCAAAACTATGGAAAACTACTTCGTAGGCTATGAAACTGTAGTCAACTTCATTTCCCAAGAAGAACTTGATCGCGACCACAAAGGCATTCCACATGGTGGCTTCGTTCTTCGCTCTGGTGAAAGTACAGAAGGCACACGTCACGTTATCGAGTACTCTTTGAAACTTGACTCTAACCCTGAGTTCACAGGCTCTGCACTTGTTGCTTACGCTCGTGGTCTCTACCGACTTGCTAAACACGGCGGCACAGGTTGCTATACAGTATTCGACATTCCACCAGCTTGGATTTCCACACAATCTGCTGAAGAATTAAGAGCACATTCTCTATAA
- a CDS encoding MerR family transcriptional regulator, producing the protein MTYTVGEIAKKLNIAPSALRYYDKEGLLPFVERSSGGIRIFREEDMDWLELIECMKRTGMPIKEIKHFIDCCVEGDSRINDRLSIIRNQRDRVLAEIEHLQTRLSMLEFKTWFYEEAQRRGTCSFYETATPDDIPLEYHKYFERKWRADKEAAENGEPPKKYKAV; encoded by the coding sequence ATGACATATACTGTTGGCGAAATCGCAAAAAAACTAAACATAGCCCCCTCTGCTTTGCGTTATTACGACAAGGAGGGCTTATTGCCTTTCGTAGAACGTTCTAGTGGAGGTATCCGTATATTTCGAGAAGAAGATATGGATTGGCTAGAATTAATCGAATGTATGAAACGTACGGGTATGCCTATAAAAGAAATCAAACATTTTATCGACTGCTGCGTTGAAGGCGATAGCCGCATCAACGATCGATTATCTATTATCAGAAATCAGCGAGATCGCGTATTAGCTGAAATTGAGCACCTACAAACCCGCTTATCCATGCTAGAGTTTAAAACCTGGTTCTATGAAGAAGCACAACGTCGAGGTACTTGTAGTTTTTACGAAACAGCTACACCTGATGATATCCCGCTTGAGTATCATAAATATTTCGAACGCAAATGGCGCGCCGATAAAGAAGCCGCCGAAAATGGTGAACCACCTAAAAAATATAAAGCTGTATAA
- a CDS encoding multidrug effflux MFS transporter — protein MLTINNKGWLFTSILSALMAFTSLSTDIYLPAMPEMGRDLNGDAELTLTGFLIGFALAQLFWGAVSDKIGRKKPLIIGIVLFIIGSVGCALSSSMLELLAWRVFQAFGACVGPMLSRAMIRDLYGRTEAAKMLSTLAIVMAIAPIAGPMLAGHLLVWYTWHSIFWLLVGIGLLMLVAALVIPETHPVEKRSKKSIGHTYNNYWILLRNKGFMKYTLCVSSFYIAIYAFLTGSPYVYIDVYEVPKEYFGYLFSVNIIGVMLLSAINRRIVSAIRLDRLLKYATLFAAVCVSVVMGLMFLGYHSLWLIVIGCFLFFSMNGIIAAVTNALALDRAGRMAGSGAALLGAMQYGSGIVSSLILTFLPNDTAYPMMGVIAIFVIICAMIAFPEDEKYNRI, from the coding sequence ATGCTGACGATTAACAATAAAGGATGGCTTTTTACTTCTATATTAAGTGCTTTGATGGCGTTTACGTCGTTATCGACGGATATTTATTTGCCTGCCATGCCTGAGATGGGGCGTGATCTCAATGGTGATGCGGAGTTAACGTTGACTGGTTTCTTAATAGGTTTTGCGCTAGCTCAGCTTTTCTGGGGAGCTGTTAGCGATAAAATTGGTCGTAAGAAGCCTTTGATTATAGGGATAGTCTTATTTATCATAGGGTCTGTGGGCTGCGCCCTAAGTTCGTCTATGCTAGAATTACTAGCTTGGCGCGTATTCCAGGCTTTTGGTGCCTGTGTAGGACCGATGCTATCGCGGGCTATGATTCGGGATTTATATGGTCGGACTGAGGCGGCTAAAATGTTGTCTACATTGGCCATTGTTATGGCTATAGCGCCTATAGCAGGCCCAATGTTAGCGGGGCATTTACTTGTATGGTATACATGGCATTCTATATTCTGGTTGCTTGTTGGTATAGGACTTTTAATGCTCGTTGCCGCACTGGTGATTCCTGAGACACATCCCGTAGAGAAGAGGAGCAAAAAGTCCATAGGTCATACCTACAATAACTATTGGATTTTATTACGCAATAAAGGTTTTATGAAATATACCTTATGTGTTAGCTCATTTTATATTGCCATTTATGCGTTCTTAACGGGATCGCCTTATGTATATATAGATGTGTATGAAGTGCCCAAAGAATATTTTGGTTATCTCTTTTCTGTTAATATTATTGGTGTTATGTTGTTAAGTGCCATTAATCGTCGTATTGTTAGTGCTATACGCCTTGATAGACTATTGAAATATGCCACACTATTTGCTGCTGTTTGTGTATCCGTTGTTATGGGCTTGATGTTCTTAGGTTACCATTCATTGTGGTTAATCGTTATTGGCTGTTTTTTATTCTTCTCCATGAATGGTATCATTGCCGCTGTAACTAATGCATTAGCTTTAGATAGAGCAGGTAGAATGGCTGGATCTGGGGCGGCACTATTAGGTGCCATGCAATATGGTAGTGGTATTGTGTCATCGTTGATACTTACCTTCTTACCAAATGATACGGCCTATCCTATGATGGGTGTAATAGCCATATTTGTAATTATCTGTGCTATGATTGCCTTTCCTGAGGATGAAAAATATAATCGTATATAA
- a CDS encoding autotransporter outer membrane beta-barrel domain-containing protein — MRRNVKAAVIAALIVTGANAFTMVSATTVESHTDGKSIGLNLWGEKRHYTDDLTVNVSGLGVNGTKYHNNVTGIYALDGTQVAIDKNVTVTVKNPAPAESGAKRRPDLAHYYMSGIYAGYGGLTNDGNNDDTRITVKGNAKVDAVGVGLQANKDGYIRILGGADIKTYPLDTSDTYSALSEEGFVYVNTGMDGLHPGTNDVKMYGNIGFLDKNYGIDKNPHNHGSEISLGLTTPNSKLVGGVLNEFDESNNNPYHGGLRLYLQNGATWRNEWLGAERVYPTQGRPNNANYLYTGSRVEHFIGGKDINSQGIIQAVDPRPITINNYAGHAAIDYEKGAPATAQGKGKVVINHADKGSSVTMRSSADALKGYVNVDNPRGTLQQLANKLTYAGFTKGERNLNVNVQVDSGLISPAYATKLGTDSFTVDGKPSITDQAVVTARESEVVSGAKSALVSSVMQMRADTNDLQRRLGDVRLNSNKHGVWGKYIGGKSKITDSAYVNQTYNMAQVGYDTLRGDWTIGGALLYGTSNSDYALGSGSGKTAGLALYGAKQYNDGRYFDVIGKVSRLKNDFTVRNSLGTSLSGDYRNTGTSLSVEYGKRIKKDNGFYIDPNAELTLSRLSGVNFDARTNTGSTVHINSDAVNSVIGRIGVGIGKESKNSNLFLKTALAHEFSGKMKATYRMTGEPTTGSEVNLKDTWLDLELGGSWSVRPNTYIYGTFTKNFGAIVDNSYRIDAGIRHNF; from the coding sequence ATGAGAAGAAATGTAAAAGCTGCTGTTATTGCTGCATTAATCGTAACAGGTGCTAATGCTTTTACCATGGTATCAGCCACAACTGTAGAAAGTCATACAGACGGAAAATCCATTGGCCTTAATTTGTGGGGGGAAAAGAGACATTATACAGATGACTTAACTGTTAATGTATCAGGTTTAGGTGTAAATGGAACAAAATATCATAATAATGTTACAGGTATTTACGCCCTTGATGGGACACAAGTCGCTATTGATAAAAATGTAACTGTAACAGTTAAAAATCCAGCGCCTGCAGAAAGTGGCGCGAAACGTAGACCTGATTTGGCACATTATTACATGAGCGGTATCTATGCTGGTTATGGTGGACTTACTAATGATGGAAATAACGATGATACTCGAATTACCGTAAAGGGTAATGCTAAAGTCGATGCTGTTGGCGTTGGTTTGCAAGCCAATAAAGATGGATATATTCGCATATTAGGTGGGGCTGATATAAAAACATATCCTTTAGATACCTCTGATACCTATTCTGCATTATCTGAAGAAGGTTTTGTTTATGTAAATACGGGTATGGATGGCTTACATCCGGGAACGAATGATGTGAAGATGTATGGTAATATAGGATTTTTAGATAAAAACTATGGTATAGACAAGAATCCACATAACCATGGATCTGAAATTTCTTTAGGTTTAACAACACCAAATTCTAAATTGGTAGGTGGTGTGCTGAATGAATTTGATGAAAGCAACAACAATCCGTACCATGGTGGTTTGCGATTGTACTTACAAAATGGTGCGACTTGGCGCAATGAATGGCTAGGAGCTGAGCGCGTATATCCTACACAAGGTCGTCCTAATAATGCAAACTATTTATATACTGGTAGTCGTGTAGAACATTTTATTGGTGGTAAAGATATAAATAGTCAAGGTATTATCCAAGCCGTAGATCCACGACCAATTACTATTAACAACTATGCTGGTCATGCAGCTATCGACTATGAAAAGGGAGCCCCTGCGACTGCACAAGGTAAGGGCAAAGTCGTTATCAACCATGCTGATAAAGGTTCTTCTGTGACTATGCGCAGTTCGGCAGATGCACTTAAAGGGTATGTAAACGTAGACAACCCACGAGGCACTTTGCAGCAGTTGGCTAATAAATTAACATACGCTGGCTTTACTAAGGGTGAACGTAATTTAAATGTGAATGTTCAAGTCGATTCAGGCCTTATTAGCCCTGCATATGCTACTAAGCTTGGTACAGATAGTTTTACTGTTGATGGGAAACCTAGTATTACTGACCAAGCGGTTGTGACAGCTCGTGAAAGCGAAGTTGTTTCTGGTGCTAAGAGTGCGTTAGTCTCCTCTGTGATGCAAATGAGAGCCGATACGAATGATTTACAACGTCGCCTCGGTGATGTGCGACTCAACTCCAATAAGCATGGTGTATGGGGGAAATACATCGGTGGTAAATCTAAAATTACGGACAGTGCCTATGTAAACCAAACCTATAATATGGCGCAAGTAGGCTATGACACATTGCGTGGCGATTGGACTATTGGTGGGGCCTTGTTATATGGTACAAGTAATAGCGATTACGCTTTAGGTTCAGGGTCTGGTAAAACTGCGGGTTTAGCATTATACGGTGCAAAACAATACAATGATGGTCGTTACTTCGATGTTATTGGTAAAGTAAGTCGTTTGAAAAATGATTTCACTGTACGTAATAGCTTGGGTACAAGCTTGAGCGGAGATTACCGCAATACAGGTACCTCTTTGAGCGTTGAATATGGTAAACGAATCAAGAAAGACAATGGTTTCTACATCGATCCTAACGCAGAATTGACGCTTAGTCGATTGTCTGGTGTAAACTTTGATGCTCGTACAAATACAGGTAGTACAGTGCACATTAACTCTGATGCGGTGAATTCCGTTATCGGTCGTATCGGTGTAGGTATTGGCAAGGAAAGTAAGAACAGCAACCTCTTTCTCAAAACTGCATTAGCGCATGAATTCTCTGGTAAAATGAAAGCTACTTATAGGATGACCGGTGAGCCAACTACAGGTAGTGAAGTGAACCTTAAAGATACATGGTTAGATCTTGAACTAGGTGGTTCATGGAGCGTACGTCCTAATACATATATTTATGGGACTTTCACTAAAAACTTTGGTGCTATCGTAGACAATTCCTATCGTATTGACGCAGGGATTCGTCATAACTTTTAA
- a CDS encoding cyclopropane-fatty-acyl-phospholipid synthase family protein codes for MFSKLFDSFLVHYLERFNDHCFTVKIGDNEYTIGDGESEFTVIVNRDIPKKDLLISAELALGEAYMRKDIEIEGDLFKALCVVLGHVGKDSINRKVLSSLFNAGLKKKDQKQQVSSHYDLGNEFYKLWLDETMSYSCAYFKHENDSLKDAQYQKVHHILDKLYLKEGMTLLDIGCGWGFLLIEAARKYGVKGYGCTLSEEQWKKGQERIKEYGLEGQVEIELIDYRDVAASGRTFDRIVSIGMLEHVGRPNFPLYMEDASDMLKDGGLFLLHYISDPSEKETSAWIRKYIFPGGCLPSLREMVTLAYDYDMNVIDVESLRYHYYKTLMHWYNNFQGVREQVEAKRGSEFVRMWDLYLCGCAAGFYIGNMDLHQILMTKGVTNELPLTRWY; via the coding sequence ATGTTTTCCAAGCTATTTGATAGTTTCTTAGTCCATTATTTAGAACGCTTTAATGATCATTGTTTTACCGTAAAAATTGGAGATAATGAATATACAATCGGTGACGGAGAATCCGAGTTTACCGTCATCGTTAATCGCGATATTCCCAAGAAAGATTTGTTAATATCCGCAGAACTCGCCCTCGGTGAAGCGTATATGCGTAAAGATATCGAAATTGAAGGGGATTTGTTTAAAGCCCTTTGTGTAGTCCTTGGTCATGTAGGTAAGGACTCTATCAATCGTAAGGTACTTAGCTCGCTCTTTAATGCAGGTCTTAAAAAGAAAGATCAAAAACAACAAGTATCTTCCCATTATGATTTAGGCAATGAATTCTATAAATTGTGGCTCGATGAAACCATGAGCTATTCCTGTGCGTATTTTAAGCATGAGAATGATAGTCTTAAAGATGCGCAATATCAAAAGGTTCATCATATTCTCGATAAATTGTACTTAAAAGAGGGAATGACTTTACTTGATATCGGTTGCGGATGGGGATTCCTTCTCATTGAAGCGGCTCGTAAATACGGTGTTAAGGGCTATGGGTGTACTCTTTCCGAAGAACAATGGAAAAAAGGGCAGGAACGTATTAAAGAATATGGTCTTGAAGGACAGGTTGAGATTGAGCTTATAGATTATCGCGACGTAGCGGCTTCCGGGCGTACCTTTGACCGCATTGTCAGCATCGGAATGCTTGAACATGTAGGTCGGCCTAATTTTCCTCTGTATATGGAGGACGCATCGGATATGCTTAAAGATGGTGGTTTGTTCCTGCTTCACTACATCAGTGATCCCTCTGAAAAGGAAACAAGTGCCTGGATTCGTAAATATATCTTTCCGGGTGGATGTTTGCCGTCCCTTCGCGAAATGGTCACTCTCGCTTATGACTATGACATGAATGTCATCGATGTTGAAAGTTTACGGTATCACTATTATAAGACTTTAATGCATTGGTATAACAATTTCCAAGGCGTCCGTGAGCAAGTAGAAGCGAAACGGGGGAGTGAATTCGTACGCATGTGGGATTTGTATCTTTGTGGATGTGCGGCAGGTTTCTACATCGGTAATATGGACTTGCATCAAATTTTGATGACAAAAGGTGTTACGAATGAGTTACCGTTAACACGTTGGTATTAA
- a CDS encoding single-stranded DNA-binding protein, producing the protein MNSVQILGNLARDPEVRYTKTGRAVATFTVAATNTYIDSTTNETKEQTAFINCVAWGKLGEAAGNLRKGSRCFVEGRLQTRSYETQDGQKRYVTEVVANFVGQSLDMNTNSFEGGSNFDSFSTGGDDENIPF; encoded by the coding sequence ATGAACTCTGTACAAATTCTAGGTAATTTAGCTCGTGATCCTGAAGTACGCTATACCAAAACTGGTCGTGCGGTAGCAACTTTCACAGTAGCTGCCACAAATACCTATATTGATTCCACAACAAATGAGACGAAAGAACAAACTGCTTTCATCAACTGCGTTGCTTGGGGTAAACTTGGTGAAGCGGCAGGCAATCTTCGTAAAGGCAGTCGTTGTTTTGTAGAAGGTCGTTTGCAAACTCGTTCTTACGAGACTCAGGACGGTCAAAAACGGTACGTTACTGAAGTAGTAGCGAACTTTGTGGGCCAATCCCTTGATATGAATACTAATTCTTTCGAAGGTGGGTCCAATTTTGATAGTTTCAGTACAGGCGGCGATGACGAAAACATCCCGTTCTAG
- a CDS encoding LL-diaminopimelate aminotransferase: protein MANINENYLNLQGSYLFANIAKKVNEYQTAHPDADIIRLGIGDVTLPLAPAIIDAMSKAVQEMGKAETFRGYGPEQGYDFLRQAIVDGDYKPLGVDIAIDEVFVSDGAKSDVGNIQELFSEDNIIAITDPVYPVYLDSNVMGGRTGEAIDGIFQKVVYLPTYAENNFSPEFPSERVDIVYLCSPNNPTGTVLSRARLAEWIKWCKDNDAILMFDSAYEAFISTEDTVKSIYEIEGAREVAIEFRSFSKTAGFTGTRCAYAVVPKEVTGKTKSGERQPLNPMWNRRQCTKFNGVPYIIQRGAEAVYTKEGREQTRANIAYYKENARIIKEGLESIGLTVYGGVDAPYIWLKTPGNMTSWELFDILLKQVQIVSTPGSGFGPHGEGYLRLTAFGSRENTIRAVERIKTLQF, encoded by the coding sequence ATGGCTAATATCAATGAAAACTACTTAAACCTTCAAGGTTCTTATTTATTTGCTAATATTGCTAAAAAGGTAAATGAATACCAAACTGCTCATCCAGATGCAGATATTATTCGTCTTGGTATCGGCGATGTTACATTACCTCTTGCTCCAGCAATTATCGACGCTATGAGCAAAGCAGTTCAAGAAATGGGTAAAGCTGAAACGTTCCGCGGTTATGGTCCTGAGCAAGGTTATGACTTCTTACGTCAAGCTATTGTTGATGGCGATTACAAACCATTAGGCGTAGATATCGCTATTGACGAAGTATTCGTTTCCGATGGTGCAAAATCTGACGTTGGTAATATCCAAGAGTTATTCAGCGAAGATAACATCATTGCTATCACAGATCCTGTGTACCCAGTATACTTAGACTCCAACGTTATGGGTGGTCGTACTGGCGAAGCTATAGATGGCATCTTCCAAAAGGTTGTATACCTCCCTACTTACGCAGAAAATAACTTCTCTCCAGAATTCCCTTCTGAACGCGTAGACATCGTATACCTTTGCTCACCTAACAATCCAACCGGTACTGTTTTGAGCCGTGCTCGTTTAGCAGAATGGATCAAATGGTGTAAAGATAATGATGCGATTTTGATGTTTGACTCCGCTTACGAAGCTTTCATCAGCACAGAAGATACTGTAAAATCTATCTACGAAATCGAAGGTGCTCGCGAAGTAGCTATCGAGTTCCGTTCCTTCTCCAAAACTGCAGGTTTCACTGGTACACGTTGTGCTTACGCCGTAGTACCTAAAGAGGTCACTGGCAAAACTAAATCTGGTGAACGCCAACCGCTAAACCCTATGTGGAACCGCCGTCAATGTACTAAATTCAATGGTGTTCCTTACATCATCCAACGCGGTGCTGAAGCAGTATACACAAAAGAAGGTCGTGAGCAAACACGTGCAAACATTGCATACTACAAAGAAAATGCTCGCATCATCAAAGAAGGCCTTGAATCTATCGGCCTTACTGTATACGGCGGTGTTGACGCTCCATACATTTGGCTAAAAACACCTGGCAACATGACTAGCTGGGAATTATTCGACATCTTGCTCAAACAAGTTCAAATCGTATCTACACCAGGCTCTGGCTTTGGCCCTCATGGTGAAGGTTACCTTCGTTTGACAGCATTCGGTAGCCGTGAAAATACAATTCGTGCCGTTGAAAGAATCAAAACATTACAATTCTAA
- the rpsR gene encoding 30S ribosomal protein S18 — MRRDRGRKPRRKVCVFCADHIDQIDYKDVAKLRRFTTERGKILPRRISGTCAKHQRKLTTSIKRARAIALLPFTAE, encoded by the coding sequence ATGAGAAGAGATAGAGGCAGAAAGCCAAGAAGAAAAGTATGCGTTTTCTGTGCAGACCATATCGATCAAATCGACTATAAAGATGTTGCTAAACTTCGTCGTTTTACGACTGAACGCGGTAAAATCTTACCTCGTCGTATTTCCGGTACTTGCGCAAAACATCAACGCAAATTGACTACATCTATCAAACGTGCACGTGCAATTGCTTTATTGCCATTCACTGCTGAATAA